The proteins below come from a single Triplophysa rosa linkage group LG12, Trosa_1v2, whole genome shotgun sequence genomic window:
- the nob1 gene encoding RNA-binding protein NOB1 → MAAAMVEHVVADAGAFLVIAPLHEIGKNIYTLKAVVEEIRDKQTKRNLAFLPYKLNFKEPLPEYIRLVTEFAKKTGDYPSLSATDIKVLALTYQLETENVGTDHLKKEPEKKVQICSTKRHPETPADIAGFHYPSKSTGKQGAVVKNSPTANEPRDTDSSEFNTFQFWRNPLPSIETDLLELLAADKVTVKDGFGDVTKKLHSFDLSADSHVTESEDHDGIDGGEHEEEGEQSDEEGKDDDGGDWITPGNIKQVQMQAGDCGPSADVKVGCVTTDFAMQNVLIQIGLHVLSVNGMLIKHTRSYILHCFACLKTTTNMNKTFCPHCGNNTLKKIAVAINEDGSTQMHFSRNPKVLNPKGKRYSLPLPQGGKHASNPHLVEDQRFPQQRVSKKARQKTDVLDPDYIAGNSPFSEHDVYSRSASLHLREGQTGGGKRRINPNAARKKFVKK, encoded by the exons ATGGCGGCTGCTATGGTGGAGCATGTTGTGGCAGATGCTGGCGCTTTCCTCGTTATAGCTCCTCTGCAC GAAATTGGAAAGAACATCTACACCTTGAAAGCTGTTGTTGAAGAAATTCGGGACAAACAAACTAAAAGGAACTTGGCCTTCCTTCCATACAAACTGAATTTTAAAGAACCTTTACCAGAGTACATACGACTTG TCACAGAATTTGCTAAAAAGACAGGAGATTACCCCAGTCTGTCAGCCACGGACATCAAAGTCTTAGCCCTGACTTATCAACTGGAAACTGAAAATGTGGGTACTGACCATTTGAAAAAAGAGCCTGAGAAAAAG GTTCAAATATGCAGCACAAAAAGGCATCCAGAGACTCCTGCTGATATTGCTGGTTTCCACTATCCATCAAAA TCAACAGGTAAACAGGGCGCTGTTGTCAAAAATTCACCTACAGCGAATGAACCACGAGACACAGACAGTTCAGAGTTCAACACCTTTCAGTTCTGGAGGAACCCTCTGCCCAGCATTGAGACTGACCTGCTGGAGTTACTG GCGGCAGACAAGGTCACGGTGAAAGACGGTTTTGGAGATGTCACAAAGAAGCTGCACTCTTTTGATCTGTCAGCTGACAGTCATGTGACTGAGTCTGAAGACCACGATGGCATTGATGGAGGTGAACATGAGGAAGAGGGAGAACAAAGTGATGAAGAGGGCAAAGATGACGATGGTGGGGACTGGATTACTCCTGGCAACATTAAACAAGTACAGATGCAGGCCGGTGACTGTGGACCCTCAGCAGATGTCAAAGTGGGTTGTGTGACCACAGATTTCGCCATGCAG AACGTATTGATTCAGATTGGACTGCATGTGCTTTCGGTGAACGGGATGCTCATCAAACACACCAGGAGCTACATTCTGCACTGTTTCGCCTGCTTAAA GACGACAACAAACATGAACAAGACTTTCTGTCCACATTGTGGGAACAACACATTGAAGAAGATCGCCGTCGCCATTAATGAAGATGGTTCCACGCAGATGCATTTTTCCAGGAACCCTAAAGTGTTGAATCCAAAAGgaaagagg TACTCTCTACCTCTGCCACAAGGAGGAAAACACGCATCTAACCCTCATCTGGTGGAAGACCAGCGGTTCCCGCAGCAGAGGGTTTCTAAGAAAGCTCGCCAGAAGACTGATGTGCTTGACCCGGATTATATTGCTGGCAACTCTCCGTTCTCCGAGCATGATGTCTACAGCAGGTCGGCCAGCTTACACCTGCGGGAGGGCCAGACCGGAGGAGGCAAACGACGGATAAATCCTAATGCGGCACGCAAaaaatttgttaaaaagtgA